TCGTTATAGAGTTCAATATCCTCTATTTTTGAATTTGTAAATTTCTTTTGCAAAACTACATCAAATGGTGCATTAAAATCTTTTTTTGATGATAATTGCTCTTTTATTTTAAAAATTCTTGAATTAGACTTGCTTAAATCAAAATAAATAATGTTCTTATTATTAAATTCAATTATAATTATATTATTGTCAATTCTTCGTATAAACTTGATAATATGGGTATTCTCTTTTAGATATTCACATATAGCTTTTAATAAAAAATATTTCATAATTTATTCACTTTATTTTATAATTCTTCAGAAGATTTTTATATCTTGAAGGTATAATTATATCTAAATTTATTTACAGGAGAATATTATGAAATTAGTTAAAATTTTAGTTGCATCAACTTTAGCTCTAGGAGTAGCATCAACTTCCCTAATGGCAGATGCAGTAAAAGGACAAAAGTTCTATATTAAGTTACTAAAAGAGCCTTGTGGTTTAGATGGAGCAAAATTTGCAGTTAAACATACTCAAGAAGAGTGGAAACAAATAAAAGCTGATGGAAAAGGTGAAGCTGAAATTATGAAAATTTGTCCAAAAGTTCAAGCAGGTGAAATAAAAGATACTCAAATTGAGCATATTTTAGATTTTTCTATAGAGTTTGCAAGTGATTCAGGAAATGTTCCTTCTTGCTAAAAAGTTTTAAAGTGGGAGGTGTTAATTAAGACCTCCCACTTTTTTTTCTAAATTAAATATATTTAAAAGAGTTAATATGAAAAGAAATTTAATTGCATTATCAGTTATTGCTGCACTTGGAACAAATTCTTTCGCATCTGATAATAAAGAGATGCTTAATCAAATACAAATTCTAAAAGCACAAATTGAAGCTTTAGAAAAAAAAGTGGCTGAACAAGAACTTAAAAATATTGAAGCCCAAAAGAAAGTTACAGATGTAGTACCAACTCAACAAACAACAAATATTGATGAAAAAAGAATTGAGAATATTGAAAAAAAACTTGATTCAGTTTCAAAAACAGCAACAACTGCAAAAATTCAAAGTGCACAAGATAATATAAAATGGGATGTTGATTTTAGAACACAAGTTGATAATATTCAATACAAGTATGTTGATGGCTCAAAATCAAAAAATAATGCTCTTTTAACAAATAGACTTTGGTTAGGTGCTAAATATAAAGCTGATGACCATTCATCTTTTTTTGGAAAACTATCTTATAACAAAGCATTTGGAGATACAGCAGACCACTCTCAATCAAATACAAATCCTGGTTATGCTAACTTTGATTGGGTTACAAATGAGAATGCAACTGATAATAGTGTAAAAGTAAAAGAGGCTTATTGGTTATATCAAAATGCAACACTTCTTGGCTCTGATATTCCTTGGTCTGTTTCTGTTGGTAGACGTCCATCAACTGATGGTTTACCTATAAATATTAGAAATGACCAACAACCAAATTCTCCACTTTCTCATACTGTTGATGTTGAATTTGATGGATTTTCATTTAAAGTTGATACTGAAAGCTTAACTGGACTTACAGGTTCTTGGTTAAAAGTTTGTGGAGGAAGAGGTTTAACAAATGCCACTCCAAGATTTGATATGTTTAAACCAGCATATTCAAAAGATGATGAAAAGAATGATAATATCGATATGTTAGGATTAATAGTTGTACCTTATGATAATGGACAATATTCTGTTCATATGCAATATTCACATGCTTGGAATTTGATTGGATATAGTGCAGATGCTATAGGTAAATTTAATTATGCCTATGGAAATTATATGAATAGTTCTAATGCAAATACAGCTTATGAGTTACAAATGGCAAAACCTTCATTTGAAGATGTTGGAGATATTGATTTAGCAACAGTTTTATTTAAAACAGAAGGTATTGGAGATGGTATTTCTGAAACTTTAGATAATACTACAGCTTTTGCTTCATTTGCTATGAGTAAAACAAATCCAAACTCTAAAGGAATGCTAGGTTCAACTGATTCTGAAACTGGATATTCTGTTTGGTTAGGTATAAATACTCCTTGCCCAATTCTACCAGATAGTGCAAAAATTGGATTTGAATGGAATAAAGGGAGTAAATATTGGAGATCTATGACTTATGGTGAAGATACTTATGCTGGAAGTAAAATAGCAGCTCGTGGTCAAGCCTTTGAGGTTTATAGAACTCAGAAATTAACTGACGCTTTAAGTTTTGGAGTAAGCTATGTATATATAGATTATGATTATACAGGTTCAAACTCTTTCTTTGGATATGATGGAACACCAACTCCTATTTCTAAAGCTGACGGAAGTGCAGTTAAAGAAGCTAGAGATCTTAGAGCATATGTAAGATATAAATTTTAAATAAAAAGGTGATTACTTCACCTTTTTATCTTAAATTATATTTATCAAAATTAAAAATAACTTTTTCAGCTAATTCAATCATTTTTATATTTAAACCTTTAAACTCCAAATTTTTTATGTTTACAAGAAATTTATCATAAACTTGAAAATATGGATATAAAATAAAATAGATATACTCTTTTGAAGTCGATTCCTTATTTAACTCTTTAAACCATAAAGTAAGTAATGAGAAATAAAGCATTGAAGGATTAAATTCTTCATTTAATTTAAGATTTTTTGATACTTCTTTATTTATAAAATCATAACAGCTTAAAATAGCTTTTATTCTAAAATTTTTACGATTTCTTATATAATAATCTTGAGAAAAAGTTATTTTTTCAATTTCCTTTAATATAGTAAGCCCTATATTATTAAATTCAACTAAAATATCTCTATCTAATCCATACTCTTTTATATCATTATTATCTTTATAAGACAAGATTAAATCTTTACAAAAGAGTAATAAAGCTTCTGTTTTTATTTTTGAAATATTTATAACCATTTCAAATTGTAACTAAATTTTGTTAAATTTGATTATATTTTTATTATTTTTAAGTTGTATTGAGATAGAATAAAGGCAATTTTATTAAATTTTTTAGAAAAAAGGAAATTATTGGAACCTATTGGAGTACTAAAAGATGGTCAAATTTATGACCTTCAAACTGCAGAGGCTTTAAATATTAGCGGAGATACAATTAAAGCCGACGACTCAAGTGAATCTTTAGAGATTTTAAGACACTCAACTGCTCACCTTATGGCTCAAGCTATAAAAGAACTATATCCTGAAGCAAAATTCTTTGTTGGTCCAGTCGTAAATGAAGGATTTTACTACGATTTTAAAATAAATAGTAAAATCTCTGATGAAGATTTACCAAAAATCGAAAAGAAGATGAAAGAGTTAGCTGATAGAAAACTAGCTATTACTAGACATGAAACAACTAGAGAAGAGTTTTATGAAGAGTTTAAAAATGATGAGCTAAAACAAGCTGTTTTAAAAAATATCAAAGATGAAGTAATCACTGTTTATAAACAAGGTGATTTCAAAGATTTATGTAGAGGTCCTCACTTACCAAATACTAGAATGATTAGAAGCTTCAAACTAACTAGAGTTGCTGGAGCATATTTGGGTGGAGATGAAAAAAATGAGATGATAACTAGAATTTATGGAATCTCATTTTTTGATAAAAAAGCTTTAAATGATTATGTAACAATGATTGAAGAAGCAAAAAAAAGAGACCATAGAAAACTAGGAACTGAGCTTGAACTATTTACATTTAATGATGATGTAGGTGCAGGTCTTCCTTTATGGTTACCAAATGGTTCAAGACTTAGAAGTAAATTAGAACATCTTTTATATAAAGCTCATAGAATAAGAGGTTATGAGCCAGTACGAGGTCCAGAAATATTAAAAGCAGAAATGTGGAAAATATCTGGGCACTATGATAATTATAAAGAGAATATGTATTTTACAACTATTGATGAACAAGAATATGGTATAAAGCCAATGAACTGTGTTGGACATATTCAGATTTTTAAAAATGGTTTAGTTTCATATAAAGATTTACCTAAAAAACTCTTTGAATATGGAGTTGTTCATAGACATGAGATGAGTGGAGCAATGCACGGATTATTTAGAGTAAGAGAGTTTACTCAAGATGATTCACATATTTTCTGTACTCAAAATCAAATTAAAGAAGTAATCTTTGAAGTTTTAGAGTTTGTTGATAGTCTTTTAAAACTATTTGATTTTAAATATGAGATTGAAGTGTCTACAAAACCTGAAAAAGCTATTGGTGATGATATATTTTGGGAAAAAACAACAAAAGGGATAATGGATGCCCTTAATGAAAAAAGTATCTCTTATGGTATTGATGAGGGTGGTGGAGCATTCTATGGACCAAAAATTGATATAAAAATTCTCGATGCCATTGGAAGAAAATGGCAATGTGGAACAGTTCAAGTTGATATGAATTTACCTTCAAGATTTAAAGTTGAATATATTAATGAAAAAGGTGAAAAAGAGCAACCAGTTATGATTCATAGAGCAATTTTGGGTTCTTTTGAGAGATTTATAGGAATTTTAACAGAACACTGTGCTGGAGAATTTCCATTTGCAATTGCTCCAACACAAGTAATTTTTGTACCAATTGCAGATACTCATGTAGCTTATGCAAAAGAGCTTCAAAAAGAGTTGCTTGAAAATGATATTGACTCTAAAATCTATGATATGAATGAAAGTTTAAACAAAAGAATAAGAATGGCAGAAAAACAAAGAGTGCCAATGATTGTAGTTCTTGGAGATGAAGAAGTTTCAAATAGTATGATAGCTTTAAGGGATAGAAGAAAAAGAGAACAATCGAATTTAAGTAAAGATGAATTCATAGAAAATTTAAAAAATATACTAAAAGGAAGTAAAATTTGAGTAGAGATAATAAAAAATCAGATGTAATCATGAATGAAGATATCACAGCAAAAGAACTAAGATGTACAAGTGATTCAGGGGATAATTATGGCATTATTCCAACTGCACAAGCTTTAGCTTTAGCTGATGAATCTGGTCTTGATTTAGTTTTAATAGCTCCTGATGCAAATCCACCAGTTGCAAAAATTATGGATTATAGTAAATTTAAGTACCAACAAGAGAAAAAGAAAAAAGAAGCGAAAAAGAATCAAAAAGTTATAGTTATAAAAGAGATAAAACTTTCTATAAAAATTGCTGAAAATGATATCAACTATAAAGTAAAACATGCTATAGAGTTTTTAGAAGATGGAAACCACGTAAAATTTAGAGTTTTCCTAAAAGGAAGAGAGATGTCAAATCCTGAAGCTGGAGTTGAAGTTTTAAATAGAGTTTGGGCAATGATTGAAGATGTTGCAATAATGGATAAAGAACCAAAACTAGAAGGAAGATATGTAAATCTTCTAGTTACTCCAAAAAAAGATTAATCTACTCAAAAAACATAAAAGAGAATTTCCCTCTTTTATGCTAATATAAACTTTAAACTTTTATTAATAATTTTTTAAGTATAATCCAAAACTTTTTCACTATGAAAATGCAAATTTATATGAAAGGATTTCTTTATGCCAAAAATGAAAAGCGTTAAAGGTGCTGTTAAAAGATTTAAAGTAAAGAAAAATGGAACTATCAAAAGAGGTTCTGCTTTTAGAAGCCACATTTTAACTAAAAAAACTCAAAAAAGAAAAAGAAATTTAAGAGGACCACAAACTGTACATAGTACAAATGTTGCTGGAATTCTTTCAACGTTGTGTAAAGCGTAATTACTAAAATTTAGTAATTTTGTCCCTCCATTTATAAATGGACAAGTTCAGCAAAGGCTGACACCTTATTAAAAATAATGGTAAAGAAAGGAAAAATATGCCAAGAGTAAAAACTGGTGTTGTAAGAAGAAGAAGACACAAAAAAGTATTAAAACTAGCTAGAGGATTCTTTAGTGCTAGAAGAAAACATTTTAGAAAAGCTAAAGAGCAATTAGAAAGAAGTCTTGTATATGCTTATAGAGATAGAAGACAGAAAAAAAGAGATATTAGAAAACTATGGATTATTAGAATCAATGCAGCTTGTAGATTAAATGATATTAACTACTCAAGATTTATAAATGGTTTAAGATTATCAGGTATTGAACTTGATAGAAAAATCTTAGCAAACCTTGCTATGAATGATTCAGCTGCATTTGCATCTTTAGTAGCATCTGCTAAAGCAGCACTTAAATAATAAATTTGCAAACAATCAAAAAAGGGGAAGATTTTAAAATCTTCCCCTTTTTTTATACCTTTATAAATAAGCCTATTCTAAAGGCTCATTTACATCTATTTTACACTTATTACCTTCACAAACAATATTTGCATCAAAGTAAAAAATCTCAGATACATCTAAATTTGCTTTTTTCAAGTTTGTCCAAGCTTCAAGAGATCTTGAACCTGCACTACAATGAAATACTACTGTTTTACCTTTTGGTAATTTTGCATATAGTTCTTCTGGTTTAAATTGGTCAGCTTGAATATTTATTGAACCCTCTATATGACCTTTATCATAATCTTTTTTAGGCAATACATTTACAATTTGAATATTTGCTGGAACTTTATTTTCTACTATTAAAGCTTTAAACCATTCTCCATCAACTGTTCCTTCATCACTTCCTAATTTAACACCATTTGAACTAAACTCTTTTTTAGCTTCTTTTGGTTTATCTTCAACTTTTTTACTATTTGAAGTTGTTCCTAAACCAGCCTCTTTCCAAGCAGGTAATCCTCCTGCATATACAAATACATTTTTATAGCCCAAATTATATAACTTTTCTGCAACAATATTTGATTTCTCACAAGAGTACCCTGCACAAAATGTTACAATTTTTTCATCTTTATTTATTGGAAATCTTCCTACTAATTTATCTAAACTTGTATCAGGAATAGAGATACTTCCAGGTATTGTCTCTTGAAAATATTTTGTACTAGGTCTTGCATCAACTAATAAGGCACTATTGTTCTCTTGATATGTTTTTATTACAGCTATTCCTACTTCTAAATAGTTTTTAGTTGCCCATTCAGGCTCTCCTCCACTATAAATTTTTACATTCTTATGCCCTTTATCTTTTAGCATTTTTGCAACAATTGGGCTTTTTTCACAAGAATATCCAGCACAAAAAACTATTAATTCTTTATCTTTTGGTAGATCTATAATTTGTTTATATCCAGTCTCAAATGTACTATCAGTAATATTTAAACTCGATGGTATAGTACCCTTTATATATTTTGCTTCTGGTCTTGCATCAATCAAAATTGACTCTGTTGCACCTCTATTTCCAGACCCTAATTTTGATTTTACATAATCATAATTAACTTGTTCCAAGTTATTTTTAACTATTAATTCCATAATAGCTGGTGTTGGTTTTGTTAAATTTACTGACTCATTTGCATAAACTGTTCCAAAAGTTAAAATTGATGCTACAACTAAACTACTAAATATTTTACTAATTATTTCCCCTTTTTAAGATTTTAAAAAATACCCTTGGTATTAAAAAAACTATATATACTAAAAATGTAAATATTAATGGATGATAAATTCCTAAACCATAAGCACCTGAATTTGGGAGTGCTAAAATATGTGAAATTGGATGAGTTAAAAACTCTTCATAGTGCATTAATATTGATAAAATTACTAAAATTACTAAAAATATTTTTAACTCTTTTTTAAACATCTTATGCTTTTCCGCTTAACATTCCATACATTGTCATTGGTTTAAGTAGATAAACTTTCATTAACCACCAAATCCATCTCTCTTGTACTGGATCCAAAGGAAAAGATGGAGTTGGTTTTGCACTCCAATCAAACTCAGCGAGCATAACTTTACCAATATCAGTTATTAAAGGACAAACTGTATATCCCCCATATTTTTCAGTTGGTTCTTTGCCTTCCATAACCAAAATTAAATTATCAACTAAAACTTTATACTGTTTTCTCACACTTCCACCTGTTTTACCCATAGGAACGGCTGCAATATCTCCTATTGAGAAGATATTTTTATATTTAACATGTTGTAAAGTCTCTTTATTAACTGGTACCCAACCTTTAGCTGATCCAATAGCTGAATTTCCTATCTCATCAGGTGCTTTTTGCGGAGGAGTTATATGTAAAAAATCAAAAGGTACTTCAACATTTAAATGCTTTTTAATCTTATCATACTCTTTTAATTCCTCATCATATTCACCCTGCTCTTCCCAATGCTTATCAAAAGTTGCAATTTTCTTAGAAATATCAACAGCTATTAAATTATGGTTAAAATTCCATTTCATATCTCTTGCAATAAACTGTTTTTCAATAGCATCTGCATACTCTTTTACACCAAATAATTTCCCTCCATCATCATAATATGTTAATGTTGCATTTGCTCTAGCTTTTGCTTCATTTAATCTTGAATTTAATAGATACATAACTTTTTTAGGAGCACCTCCACATTTTATAGCAGTATTTGGGGCTGTAAAAACTGCCTTTACCTTATCTTTCTTAGCTTTTTCAATAAACTTTTGAGTCTGTTCCCACATATGGGCAGAACTATCAATATTATAAACAGTTGTTACTCCACTATCCCCAAAAGCTTTTAGGATTTTACTTGCATCTCCTACACTATAAGCATCTCCAACCTCTTCTAATCCTTTAATTACTCCATAATCAAGAGTAATTCCAGCAGCAACTATTAAATAATCATAATCAATAACTTCTTTACTTGATAATATTAATTTATTTGCTTCTGGATTAAAATCAACTGCTTTATCTTGAATCCATTTAACACCTTTTGGCATATAATCTTTTGTTTCATATAGTAGTTCATTTTTTGATTTATAAACTCCACTTGCCACAAGAGTAGCTCCTGGTTGATATGAAACAGATTTTGGGTTTGGTTCAATTATTGTAATATCTGCATCTTTCAATGCACTCATAAGTCTAGCTGCTGTTGAAACTCCAGCTAATCCACCACCAACTATTACTATTTTACCTTTTGCTTCACTACTTGCTTTTGCAATAGTTGCAGCTTGTGCTTGGCTTCCACCTGCTAAATATGCAGCTCCACCTAGACCAGCTAGTTTAAAGGCGTCTCTTCTTGAAATCCCTGCTTTTTTTATCTCTGAATTTACAATTTCGATAGCTTTTTTTAACTCATTTTTATTCATAGCCATTCCTTTTAAAAAAATACCTTAGATAGTAACAAAATACTCATAATAATTCACTTATTTTAATAAGTTCAAGTTTTATAAATATTATTAGTTTAATTTATAATTTTAAGTGCTTTTTTATACTCTGCTTTATCATTTAAATTTAGAAATTCCTCTTCATTCTCAAAATATAAATTTTGAGTTCTTGAGTTTTTAATTAAATAGTTTATCTTATGAATATCACTCTTTATCATATCTTCTATCAGAGTTAAAGTAGTTTTAGAAAATACACCACAAAGGTTATGAGTACCAAAAGATGTTTGTGCAATAGTTATATCAAAATTATTTGAAGAATTTATTAATTTTTCTATAATTTCAAGAGTTATAAATGGAGTATCAACTGTAATTATGAAAACTTTTTCATTTTCTAAAGTTTTTATAATAGTTTGCAAAGCTAAAATAGGAGAATAAATATCAATGTTTTCATCTATAATTAACTCTTTCTTATCCTGTAGAAAAGAAAATTTATCTAATTTTGAAGAAATATAAATATTTTGAAAATATGGTTTTAATCTATTATATTGAAACTCTATTAAAGAGCTTGAGGAACCAAAAGGAAGAAGAGATTTATCTTCTCCCATTCTTTGACTTTTTCCACCACTTAAAATAATACAAGGTATAGAAAATTTATCTATCATTTCTTAGCTCTTTAAAGAAGAGTTTAGCACTTTCTATTTTAAATAGAAAATGGTTTATTATAATTTTTATAAACTTCTTGGGTCTGTAATATATCCAGAAATTGCACTAGCTGCTGCAACTGCACTATTTGCTAAATAGATTTTTGAACTTCTACTTCCCATTCTTCCAACAAAGTTTCTATTTGTTGTAGAGATACATACTTCACCATCTCCTAAAATCCCCATATATCCACCTAAACAGGCTCCACATGTTGGATTTGAAACAACTGCTCCAGCATCAACTAAAATATCAATATATCCTAGTTTTGTAGCTTCTCTTAAGATTTTCTGAGTTCCAGGAGTTAAAATAAGTCTTACATGCCTTGCTACTTTTTTATCTTTTAATATTTCAGCTGCAACTTTAAAATCACTTAATCTTCCATTTGTACATGAACCTATAAATACTTGATCAACTCTTATATTATCGCTAACTGCTTGTGAAACTGAATGCCCATTTGATGGTAAATATGGATATGCAATTACAGGTTCTAGTTTTTCTACATCAATAACAATCTCTTGACAATATGTAGCATCCTCATCACTATAATGAATTTTTGGCTCTGCTCTAAGTCCGCTATTCTCTTTTGATACTCTATCTAAAAACTCTTTTGTAACCTCATCATAAGCTACAATTCCATTCTTAGCTCCAGCCTCAATAGCCATATTACAAAGACTAAATCTATCATCCATTGATAAATATTTTATTGTATCTCCTGTAAACTCTAAAGCCTTATATAAAGCTCCATCAACTCCAAGTATTCTAATAATTTCTAAAATTAAATCTTTTCCAGTTACAAAAGAGGCTGGTTTCCCTTTAAAAACTACTTTTATAGTTTCAGGTACTTTAAACCAATTCCCACCAGTGATCATTCCAAAAGATATATCTGTACTTCCCATTCCTGTACTAAATGCCCCTAAAGCACCATGGGTACATGTATGGCTATCTGCTCCAATTATCACATCTCCAGGTAATACAAGACCTTTTTCAGGTAAAAGTGCATGCTCTATCCCCATATCTTTTTCATCAAAAAAGTTTTTAAGATTATGTTTCATAGCAAAATCTCTTGAAATTTTTGCTTGATTTGCACTTGCTATATCTTTTGCAGGTATAAAGTGATCTAAAACTATTGCAAAGCCATCTGGATTTGCTAATTTTTCAAAACCACCCTCTTCAAATGCACGAATTGAAATAGGTGTTGTAATATCATTTCCAATTACCATATCAATTGGACTTCTTACAATTTCTCCTGCATAAACTTTTTTGCCTACATGTTCACTAAAAATTTTTTCTGTAATTGTTTGACCCATATTTTTTCCTAAATTTCTTATTTTTTTAAAAATTTTGCCTAGATTATAGCTAAATTTATTTAAGCTTTATCTTTTAATTTTTTCTCTCTTCTACTATCTTTTATCTGCATAATTATGATTATAACAACAGCTAAATCTATTATCACATCTGCAAAATTAAAAATTGCAAACTCAAATATATAGTGCCAATAGAAATAATCAACTACTGCTCCATAAGTAAATCTATCTAAGATATTTGATAATCCTCCAGCATATAAAAGAGCTATTGGAATATAGTATTTGTAAAATACCTCTTTGTTTTTAATTAAATATATTGTTCCTATTAAAACTATAAAAAGTTGAATATATTTTAAATATTCAGCCAAAAAAGTAAACATAGAAAAAGCAACACCATAGTTATATGCAAGTTTTAAACTCATAATACTACCATTTGCATCCCAAGCTAAATTTGCAAAACCATATTTAACAACTTGATCTATTATAAAAATAACTACAAAAATTGTAGTTGCAATTTTCAACTCTTTTTTCATAAAGCTTTTTTAAAAAATTCAATTAAACTTGCCATTGAACTCTCTACATCTTTTTTATTTTTTCCCTCAAGTAAAAGTCTAATTTTATTCTCTGTTCCAGAATATCTAATCAAATCCCTAATACCTTTTTCTCTAATTGGTTTTAATATCTCTTCTAAACCTTTTATCTCTTTTAAGGGTATTTTCTCATTTACTTTCATATTATGTAAAAGTTGAGGATATAAAGTAAATGGATTTAAAGCTTCACTTGCCTTTTTTTTACTTTTAATGATCATTGCTAAAACTTGTAAAGCTGAAGCTAAACCATCACCAGTTTTTGCTACATCAGAAAAAATTATATGTCCACTTTGTTCTCCACCAAAATTTAGATTATTCTCTTTCATAACTTCAAGTACATATTTATCTCCAACATCACTTCTTAAAAGTTCTATTCCATTTAAATTTAAATAATCTTCCAAAGCTTTATTTGACATAACTGTAGCTACACAAGCATTACCTTTTAAAAGATTCTCACCTTTTAGATATACACTTAAAGCTCCAAGTAGTTTATCTCCATCAACTATTTTACCTTTTTCATCAACAACAACCAATCTATCTGCATCTCCATCAAGAGCAAGTCCAATATCAGCCCTATAATCTTGTACAAGTTTTGCAACATTTTCAGGATGCATTGCTCCACAATTATCATTTATATTAA
The Aliarcobacter faecis genome window above contains:
- a CDS encoding DUF3373 domain-containing protein, producing the protein MKRNLIALSVIAALGTNSFASDNKEMLNQIQILKAQIEALEKKVAEQELKNIEAQKKVTDVVPTQQTTNIDEKRIENIEKKLDSVSKTATTAKIQSAQDNIKWDVDFRTQVDNIQYKYVDGSKSKNNALLTNRLWLGAKYKADDHSSFFGKLSYNKAFGDTADHSQSNTNPGYANFDWVTNENATDNSVKVKEAYWLYQNATLLGSDIPWSVSVGRRPSTDGLPINIRNDQQPNSPLSHTVDVEFDGFSFKVDTESLTGLTGSWLKVCGGRGLTNATPRFDMFKPAYSKDDEKNDNIDMLGLIVVPYDNGQYSVHMQYSHAWNLIGYSADAIGKFNYAYGNYMNSSNANTAYELQMAKPSFEDVGDIDLATVLFKTEGIGDGISETLDNTTAFASFAMSKTNPNSKGMLGSTDSETGYSVWLGINTPCPILPDSAKIGFEWNKGSKYWRSMTYGEDTYAGSKIAARGQAFEVYRTQKLTDALSFGVSYVYIDYDYTGSNSFFGYDGTPTPISKADGSAVKEARDLRAYVRYKF
- the rpmI gene encoding 50S ribosomal protein L35 — its product is MPKMKSVKGAVKRFKVKKNGTIKRGSAFRSHILTKKTQKRKRNLRGPQTVHSTNVAGILSTLCKA
- the rplT gene encoding 50S ribosomal protein L20, which produces MPRVKTGVVRRRRHKKVLKLARGFFSARRKHFRKAKEQLERSLVYAYRDRRQKKRDIRKLWIIRINAACRLNDINYSRFINGLRLSGIELDRKILANLAMNDSAAFASLVASAKAALK
- the mobA gene encoding molybdenum cofactor guanylyltransferase MobA; protein product: MIDKFSIPCIILSGGKSQRMGEDKSLLPFGSSSSLIEFQYNRLKPYFQNIYISSKLDKFSFLQDKKELIIDENIDIYSPILALQTIIKTLENEKVFIITVDTPFITLEIIEKLINSSNNFDITIAQTSFGTHNLCGVFSKTTLTLIEDMIKSDIHKINYLIKNSRTQNLYFENEEEFLNLNDKAEYKKALKIIN
- a CDS encoding rhodanese-like domain-containing protein; the encoded protein is MELIVKNNLEQVNYDYVKSKLGSGNRGATESILIDARPEAKYIKGTIPSSLNITDSTFETGYKQIIDLPKDKELIVFCAGYSCEKSPIVAKMLKDKGHKNVKIYSGGEPEWATKNYLEVGIAVIKTYQENNSALLVDARPSTKYFQETIPGSISIPDTSLDKLVGRFPINKDEKIVTFCAGYSCEKSNIVAEKLYNLGYKNVFVYAGGLPAWKEAGLGTTSNSKKVEDKPKEAKKEFSSNGVKLGSDEGTVDGEWFKALIVENKVPANIQIVNVLPKKDYDKGHIEGSINIQADQFKPEELYAKLPKGKTVVFHCSAGSRSLEAWTNLKKANLDVSEIFYFDANIVCEGNKCKIDVNEPLE
- the thrS gene encoding threonine--tRNA ligase; protein product: MEPIGVLKDGQIYDLQTAEALNISGDTIKADDSSESLEILRHSTAHLMAQAIKELYPEAKFFVGPVVNEGFYYDFKINSKISDEDLPKIEKKMKELADRKLAITRHETTREEFYEEFKNDELKQAVLKNIKDEVITVYKQGDFKDLCRGPHLPNTRMIRSFKLTRVAGAYLGGDEKNEMITRIYGISFFDKKALNDYVTMIEEAKKRDHRKLGTELELFTFNDDVGAGLPLWLPNGSRLRSKLEHLLYKAHRIRGYEPVRGPEILKAEMWKISGHYDNYKENMYFTTIDEQEYGIKPMNCVGHIQIFKNGLVSYKDLPKKLFEYGVVHRHEMSGAMHGLFRVREFTQDDSHIFCTQNQIKEVIFEVLEFVDSLLKLFDFKYEIEVSTKPEKAIGDDIFWEKTTKGIMDALNEKSISYGIDEGGGAFYGPKIDIKILDAIGRKWQCGTVQVDMNLPSRFKVEYINEKGEKEQPVMIHRAILGSFERFIGILTEHCAGEFPFAIAPTQVIFVPIADTHVAYAKELQKELLENDIDSKIYDMNESLNKRIRMAEKQRVPMIVVLGDEEVSNSMIALRDRRKREQSNLSKDEFIENLKNILKGSKI
- a CDS encoding 3-isopropylmalate dehydratase large subunit; amino-acid sequence: MGQTITEKIFSEHVGKKVYAGEIVRSPIDMVIGNDITTPISIRAFEEGGFEKLANPDGFAIVLDHFIPAKDIASANQAKISRDFAMKHNLKNFFDEKDMGIEHALLPEKGLVLPGDVIIGADSHTCTHGALGAFSTGMGSTDISFGMITGGNWFKVPETIKVVFKGKPASFVTGKDLILEIIRILGVDGALYKALEFTGDTIKYLSMDDRFSLCNMAIEAGAKNGIVAYDEVTKEFLDRVSKENSGLRAEPKIHYSDEDATYCQEIVIDVEKLEPVIAYPYLPSNGHSVSQAVSDNIRVDQVFIGSCTNGRLSDFKVAAEILKDKKVARHVRLILTPGTQKILREATKLGYIDILVDAGAVVSNPTCGACLGGYMGILGDGEVCISTTNRNFVGRMGSRSSKIYLANSAVAAASAISGYITDPRSL
- a CDS encoding cytochrome C, whose translation is MKLVKILVASTLALGVASTSLMADAVKGQKFYIKLLKEPCGLDGAKFAVKHTQEEWKQIKADGKGEAEIMKICPKVQAGEIKDTQIEHILDFSIEFASDSGNVPSC
- the infC gene encoding translation initiation factor IF-3, with the protein product MNEDITAKELRCTSDSGDNYGIIPTAQALALADESGLDLVLIAPDANPPVAKIMDYSKFKYQQEKKKKEAKKNQKVIVIKEIKLSIKIAENDINYKVKHAIEFLEDGNHVKFRVFLKGREMSNPEAGVEVLNRVWAMIEDVAIMDKEPKLEGRYVNLLVTPKKD
- a CDS encoding NAD(P)/FAD-dependent oxidoreductase, with product MNKNELKKAIEIVNSEIKKAGISRRDAFKLAGLGGAAYLAGGSQAQAATIAKASSEAKGKIVIVGGGLAGVSTAARLMSALKDADITIIEPNPKSVSYQPGATLVASGVYKSKNELLYETKDYMPKGVKWIQDKAVDFNPEANKLILSSKEVIDYDYLIVAAGITLDYGVIKGLEEVGDAYSVGDASKILKAFGDSGVTTVYNIDSSAHMWEQTQKFIEKAKKDKVKAVFTAPNTAIKCGGAPKKVMYLLNSRLNEAKARANATLTYYDDGGKLFGVKEYADAIEKQFIARDMKWNFNHNLIAVDISKKIATFDKHWEEQGEYDEELKEYDKIKKHLNVEVPFDFLHITPPQKAPDEIGNSAIGSAKGWVPVNKETLQHVKYKNIFSIGDIAAVPMGKTGGSVRKQYKVLVDNLILVMEGKEPTEKYGGYTVCPLITDIGKVMLAEFDWSAKPTPSFPLDPVQERWIWWLMKVYLLKPMTMYGMLSGKA